The sequence GCTTGTCAGCTTGTCAAATTATAGAAAGTTATCAAGTCAACTTGTCAACTGGTTAACTTGCTGGCAAGCTATAGATGAGGACGGAAGGCTTTTATGATTACTGCGATCGCCAACCAAAAAGGAGGAGTCGCCAAGACTACCTCAACCATCGCCTTGGGAGGATTGCTGGCACAACAAAGCTCTTGTCTAGCCATAGATCTTGACCCCCAGGGGAACTTAACCACGGGGTTAGGCGTGGAAGTGTCAGACAACCAACTCACAACCTATGAAGTAATTACAGAGACTGCTGAGATTTTGGATGCAGTTGTAGCGACTAAATCTGGTTTAAGTCTACTGCCTGCTGATATCTCGTTAGCTAAGGGAGAAACGGAACTGCTGAGCAAGGTAGGCAACTTTTACATCCTTAAAGAAAGACTGGAGCCAGTTCTAGACCAATTTCAGCACATCCTGATTGATTGCCCACCAAGTCTGGGACTGCTAACTGTCAATGCTTTGGCTGCTGCCGATACGCTGCTGATTCCCGTCCAATGTCAGTTTTTTGCGCTCAAGGGACTGGAGGCATTGCTAGAAACGGTTGCGAGTGTTAAGAAGCGGCTGAATCCCCGCCTAAAAATTTTAGGTGTGTTGCCTACAATGGCAGAAAAAAACACGGTGATGACGCAGGATGTGATTAATACCTTGAAGCAACAATTAGAGGGAGTTAAGATCTTTGAGCCAATACCCAAGTCGGTGAAGTTTGCCGAGTCAAATTTAGCTGGAGAGCCAATTCACTTGTACAGCGGGGAGTGGAAACTGGTGCAACCGTATCGGGCAGTCGTTAAACAGATCGTAGCGGAGTCGTAGTTATGCCAAGAGAACGCAAGAGTGCTGGCGACAGAATTAACTTGCCCAAGACTAAAGCCGATGACTACTTTGATTCGGTTGAAGTTAAACCAGCTAACCAGTCAACTTCCAAGCAAGTCAACCAGTTAGCAAGCCAACCAGCCAGTAAGTCAATTAATAAAGCAGAAAGTCAGGATGCTAGCAAGTCAACAAGTCAACAAGCTGAGAAGTTAAGAAAAGCTACTTTCAAATTAAGTCAATCAGTCTTGGAGCAGCTAGACACATTTCACTTACAGTTGCAGATGAAACTGGGCAAGGCGAATGCACCCTACAAAGAAGTAATTGTCGAAGAAGCGATCTTTCAACTTCTTGAGCAGATGAGCGTTGACCGCGATTCACTCGTAGTAAGACTACAGGAAAGACAACGGCAAAGTAGAGGTTAAATCTACAGTAGCTCAAAGCAGCTTTCACTATGCCGCAAGTTTTGTAGGCGCGATTGCTCCCAGACCGCTTTTAAAAGAACTAAGGTTGACTACGCCAGCACTCAGCAATGCCTTGTAGCGCAGTGAGTTGACATCGCGTTCTAGCTAGCGCCAAAGATCCGTATTTATCCCCTGTATAACAAGACTTATTTGATTTTAAGCTCGAAGAATTTAAGGCTTCTGGGGTGATTTCGCCACCAAAATCTTCTGTCAATGCCTCTCCCCAATGAAGAGTAAATATTATTCACAGCGAGTAAGGAAAAAGTATCGACATGGTGCGACTGGAAGAATTGACAAAGGGTACTCAAGTTAAGGGCATCCTGCCAAACAGTCTTGTCACCATTGTCGATGCTCAGTGGCATGGCGCGGATGTTGTCGAACTGACGTATAAAGATGCTAGCGGCGCTCTCGGACATGAGTTGGTATTTCGCGATCGCTCACCGACGCTGGAAGTTGTCACCGCAGGAAGCCCCTGGAGTTTTACTGCCGATAGCGCTAACTTTCGTCTGGTATCGGAAGCCTATCGCATTCGTTTGGCGCATCTGTTCGACCCGCTGCTAGCCGTACATACATCGCTAGTAGAGCCACTACCCCACCAAATTACCGCCGTTTACGGCGAGATGCTAACTCGCCAACCCCTGCGCTTTCTACTAGCGGACGATCCTGGTGCAGGGAAGACAATTATGGCAGGATTGCTGATGCGGGAATTGCTGATTCGCGGTGATTTGCATCGTTGCTTGGTTGTCTGTCCTGGCAGTTTAGCCGCGCAGTGGCAGGACGAACTGTACCAAAAGTTTCACTTGCCGTTTGAAATTCTCACCAATGACCGGATTGAAGCCGCACGGACAGGGAATGCGTTTGCAGAGATGCCGTTGGTCATTGTGCGACTCGACAAACTCAGTCGAGATGACGACTTACAAGCCAAATTAGCGCAAACCGACTGGGATTTAGTTGTTTGCGATGAAGCGCATAAAATGTCAGCTTCGTTCTTTGGGGGTGAAATCAGAGAGACAAAACGCTACAAATTGGGCAAGTTGCTGTCAAGTTTAACCCGACATTTTTTATTAATGTCGGCGACGCCACACAACGGCAAAGAAGAAGACTTTCAGCTGTTCATGGCGCTACTCGATGGCGATAGATTCGAGGGAAGATTCCGCGATGGCGTACACGTTTCGGATACTTCCGACTTGATGCGGCGATTAGTTAAAGAAGATTTGCTGAAATTTGATGAAAAGCCGCTGTTCCCAGAACGCAAAGCCTACACCGTAGAGTACAAGCTTTCGGATTTGGAAGCGGTACTTTACAAGCGAGTCACTGATTACGTGCGCGAAGAATTCAACCGCGCTGATGCGCTCGGCAATGAAGGACGCAAAGGTACTGTCGGCTTTGCTTTGACGATCTTACAGCGTCGCCTAGCTTCTTCGCCAGAGGCGATTTATCAGTCGTTGCAACGCCGCCGCGAACGATTGCAAAAACGGCTGCGCGAAGAAGAATTGTTGAAGCGAGGCAGTAGCGCCAGTCTAGAATTTGGGCAAACTCTCGATTTGGAAGACATCGAAGACGATCT is a genomic window of Gloeocapsa sp. PCC 7428 containing:
- a CDS encoding ParA family protein, whose translation is MITAIANQKGGVAKTTSTIALGGLLAQQSSCLAIDLDPQGNLTTGLGVEVSDNQLTTYEVITETAEILDAVVATKSGLSLLPADISLAKGETELLSKVGNFYILKERLEPVLDQFQHILIDCPPSLGLLTVNALAAADTLLIPVQCQFFALKGLEALLETVASVKKRLNPRLKILGVLPTMAEKNTVMTQDVINTLKQQLEGVKIFEPIPKSVKFAESNLAGEPIHLYSGEWKLVQPYRAVVKQIVAES